From Maylandia zebra isolate NMK-2024a linkage group LG11, Mzebra_GT3a, whole genome shotgun sequence, one genomic window encodes:
- the znf574 gene encoding zinc finger protein 574 isoform X2, which produces MENSSVYMCFPCYQEFNTLEEVLKHQLTCTAGDEPPDTSGTNAVTIPVLQTQQHIINISKTDALPQIEVQAEEPSVQAVESAPPEDEVSTSSDQPRILYQCGDCDELFKSLVLWQQHRKEGACQQSDMSENKSKPDSETMPETSSVQSATIPLYSVAESSFSQHETNKNINSDAVEKALHELEQQEGTETNSSQSSDPPISEVVSVSNPDESSPKRRGANKKPKPEPVLLCVDCGSCFGLVSELVAHRKTQHGFEEALHRCSVCGESFLNTTLFLYHRKQHRQKGEEKAVEVTELTSEVFTQSNGADQQDHGAPSASASVDATFTQPELFVCTLCLQSFSDEGGLVTHRKQKHNLNEPLHTCAHCDMSFMNTTQYLYHWRQHRFMPVTEVADGAEAVGETATTKPQDSPQSTKRLLSSPGSAGESGSPLPKRSRPSFRILSANALKGNKSSDIKEELEANTGADSDNTNHPPPAKLLQDWARTPLPHVCPYCGKTFTRRVFLRTHVYSHTGEKLFTCKVCTKSFTNSQSLLRHSMSHTGNKPFSCDVCGKNFSQAATLKRHQRIHTSTLPRRKRGRKPVCSLDNEGAAHLFPCPNCPSRFNTEDQLNHHKLLHTSHPFPCGECGEAFKRRKDLDLHSLIHQDKQPATCPHCSSQFINQSVLEIHLQRCPTTEEEKNTGRGRGQGRGRCTGQIECDLCGHRCMTQEGLDLHRLSHTGQTPLKCPVRPCRRRFISNSALEEHVLAHFQGTLSKSKNRPRFRCQICHKEFAYNSTFNVHMRTHTDERPFECATCGKRFRQLPHLQDHERIHSGVRPFCCWICGKSFSVAARLTEHARTHSGEKPYPCPHCPAAFRSRSNLDKHIRLHGDLPPETAEQVVNAAEAAQVQKVLEGAKALSSLATMEEVESGSVQTIYVLQGAEGATETVMIPSDQLSSLEGASQVVILPSSVLGTQAITVPTITMDGSEITMVETSQSPQHTIEFIMEETV; this is translated from the exons caacatataataaatatatcaaAGACAGATGCACTCCCACAGATTGAAGTTCAAGCAGAAGAGCCGTCTGTGCAGGCTGTTGAAAGTGCTCCCCCTGAGGATGAAGTCAGCACATCGTCAGATCAGCCCAGGATCCTCTACCAGTGTGGGGATTGTGATGAACTTTTCAAAAGCCTTGTACTTTGGCAGCAGCACCGTAAAGAAGGGGCATGTCAGCAGTCTGACATGTCTGAGAACAAGTCAAAACCAGATTCAGAAACTATGCCAGAGACTTCCTCAGTCCAGAGTGCAACCATACCTTTATATTCAGTCGCTGAATCCTCTTTCTCACAGCATGAAACTAACAAAAATATCAATTCAGATGCAGTTGAAAAAGCTTTGCATGAGCTGGAGCAGCAGGAAGGTACAGAGACCAATTCATCTCAGAGCTCTGATCCTCCTATTTCCGAGGTAGTTTCAGTCTCTAATCCAGATGAGTCGTCACCTAAGAGAAGAGGGGCAAACAAAAAGCCAAAGCCTGAACCTGTGCTCTTGTGCGTGGACTGCGGCTCGTGCTTCGGCCTGGTGTCAGAACTAGTGGCTCACCGCAAGACCCAGCACGGCTTTGAGGAAGCTCTGCACCGCTGCTCCGTGTGTGGGGAAAGCTTTCTAAATACCACTCTCTTCCTCTACCACCGAaaacagcaccgacagaagggCGAGGAAAAGGCGGTAGAGGTTACCGAATTGACTTCAGAGGTTTTTACTCAGAGCAATGGCGCAGATCAGCAGGACCACGGTGCACCTTCTGCCTCCGCCAGTGTTGACGCCACTTTCACACAGCCCGAGCTGTTCGTGTGCACCCTTTGCCTTCAGAGCTTTAGCGACGAGGGAGGGCTGGTTACACATCGTAAGCAGAAGCACAACCTTAATGAGCCGCTACACACGTGTGCCCACTGTGATATGAGCTTCATGAACACCACCCAGTACCTGTATCATTGGCGGCAGCATCGCTTCATGCCAGTGACAGAGGTGGCTGATGGGGCAGAAGCTGTTGGTGAAACAGCCACCACCAAACCTCAGGATAGTCCACAGAGCACAAAGCGACTGCTTTCCTCACCTGGTTCGGCTGGTGAATCAGGTTCCCCCCTTCCTAAGAGAAGCAGGCCTTCCTTCAGGATCCTGAGTGCTAATGCACTCAAAG GAAACAAGAGTTCAGATATTAAAGAAGAATTAGAGGCCAACACTGGTGCAGACTCGGACAACACCAATCACCCTCCGCCTGCCAAGCTGCTACAGGACTGGGCTCGAACACCACTCCCGCACGTGTGCCCGTACTGTGGCAAAACCTTCACGAGACGCGTCTTCCTCCGCACGCACGTCTACAGCCACACCGGAGAAAAACTTTTCACCTGCAAG GTCTGCACAAAGTCCTTCACCAACTCGCAGAGCCTGCTGCGCCACAGCATGAGCCACACGGGCAACAAGCCCTTCAGCTGTGATGTCTGTGGCAAGAACTTCTCCCAGGCAGCCACCCTGAAGAGACACCAACGCATTCACACATCGACACTACCTCGCCGCAAGCGTGGCCGCAAACCG GTGTGCAGTTTGGACAACGAAGGAGCTGCTCATCTCTTCCCTTGTCCTAACTGTCCTTCACGCTTCAACACCGAGGATCAACTCAACCATCACAA ATTGTTGCACACCAGCCACCCCTTCCCTTGCGGCGAATGTGGCGAGGCCTTCAAACGTAGGAAAGACCTGGACCTGCACTCCCTCATACATCAGG ACAAGCAGCCAGCGACATGCCCTCACTGCTCATCCCAGTTTATCAACCAATCAGTGCTGGAAATCCATCTCCAGCGTTGTCCTACTACCGAAGAGGAGAAGAATACCGGTCGTGGGAGGGGCCAGGGCCGAGGACGCTGCACTGGACAG ATTGAGTGTGACCTTTGTGGACACCGTTGCATGACCCAAGAGGGCCTCGACCTTCATCGTTTATCCCACACAGGCCAGACACCTCTCAAATGCCCAGTGAGGCCATGCCGCCGCCGATTTATCTCTAACAGTGCCCTGGAGGAGCATGTGCTGGCGCATTTTCAAGGAACGCTCAGCAAGTCCAAAAACCGACCCCGCTTCCGTTGTCAGATTTGCCACAAGGAATTTGCCTATAATTCCACCTTCAACGTTCATATGAGGACACACACTGATGAGAGGCCCTTTGAG TGCGCCACATGTGGTAAGCGCTTCCGCCAGCTGCCCCATCTGCAGGATCATGAGCGCATCCACAGCGGCGTGCGGCCTTTCTGCTGCTGGATTTGCGGCAAGAGTTTCAGCGTCGCCGCTCGTCTCACCGAGCACGCCCGCACCCACAGCGGCGAGAAGCCTTACCCTTGCCCTCACTGTCCCGCTGCCTTTCGGTCTCGTTCCAACCTGGATAAACACATCCGACTTCACGGGGACCTGCCTCCGGAAACAGCGGAGCAGGTGGTTAATGCAGCTGAAGCTGCTCAGGTCCAGAAGGTGCTGGAGGGAGCCAAAGCATTGTCATCTTTGGCCACCATGGAAGAGGTCGAATCTGGCTCTGTGCAGACCATTTACGTGCTGCAGGGAGCTGAAGGGGCTACCGAGACCGTAATGATCCCATCCGATCAACTCAGCAGTTTAGAGGGAGCGTCGCAGGTTGTCATTCTGCCCTCCTCTGTACTGGGAACTCAGGCCATCACTGTTCCCACCATCACAATGGACGGCAGTGAAATCACCATGGTGGAGACGAGCCAGTCACCACAGCATACCATTGAGTTCATTATGGAGGAGACTGT
- the znf574 gene encoding zinc finger protein 574 isoform X1: MSELAMENSSVYMCFPCYQEFNTLEEVLKHQLTCTAGDEPPDTSGTNAVTIPVLQTQQHIINISKTDALPQIEVQAEEPSVQAVESAPPEDEVSTSSDQPRILYQCGDCDELFKSLVLWQQHRKEGACQQSDMSENKSKPDSETMPETSSVQSATIPLYSVAESSFSQHETNKNINSDAVEKALHELEQQEGTETNSSQSSDPPISEVVSVSNPDESSPKRRGANKKPKPEPVLLCVDCGSCFGLVSELVAHRKTQHGFEEALHRCSVCGESFLNTTLFLYHRKQHRQKGEEKAVEVTELTSEVFTQSNGADQQDHGAPSASASVDATFTQPELFVCTLCLQSFSDEGGLVTHRKQKHNLNEPLHTCAHCDMSFMNTTQYLYHWRQHRFMPVTEVADGAEAVGETATTKPQDSPQSTKRLLSSPGSAGESGSPLPKRSRPSFRILSANALKGNKSSDIKEELEANTGADSDNTNHPPPAKLLQDWARTPLPHVCPYCGKTFTRRVFLRTHVYSHTGEKLFTCKVCTKSFTNSQSLLRHSMSHTGNKPFSCDVCGKNFSQAATLKRHQRIHTSTLPRRKRGRKPVCSLDNEGAAHLFPCPNCPSRFNTEDQLNHHKLLHTSHPFPCGECGEAFKRRKDLDLHSLIHQDKQPATCPHCSSQFINQSVLEIHLQRCPTTEEEKNTGRGRGQGRGRCTGQIECDLCGHRCMTQEGLDLHRLSHTGQTPLKCPVRPCRRRFISNSALEEHVLAHFQGTLSKSKNRPRFRCQICHKEFAYNSTFNVHMRTHTDERPFECATCGKRFRQLPHLQDHERIHSGVRPFCCWICGKSFSVAARLTEHARTHSGEKPYPCPHCPAAFRSRSNLDKHIRLHGDLPPETAEQVVNAAEAAQVQKVLEGAKALSSLATMEEVESGSVQTIYVLQGAEGATETVMIPSDQLSSLEGASQVVILPSSVLGTQAITVPTITMDGSEITMVETSQSPQHTIEFIMEETV; this comes from the exons caacatataataaatatatcaaAGACAGATGCACTCCCACAGATTGAAGTTCAAGCAGAAGAGCCGTCTGTGCAGGCTGTTGAAAGTGCTCCCCCTGAGGATGAAGTCAGCACATCGTCAGATCAGCCCAGGATCCTCTACCAGTGTGGGGATTGTGATGAACTTTTCAAAAGCCTTGTACTTTGGCAGCAGCACCGTAAAGAAGGGGCATGTCAGCAGTCTGACATGTCTGAGAACAAGTCAAAACCAGATTCAGAAACTATGCCAGAGACTTCCTCAGTCCAGAGTGCAACCATACCTTTATATTCAGTCGCTGAATCCTCTTTCTCACAGCATGAAACTAACAAAAATATCAATTCAGATGCAGTTGAAAAAGCTTTGCATGAGCTGGAGCAGCAGGAAGGTACAGAGACCAATTCATCTCAGAGCTCTGATCCTCCTATTTCCGAGGTAGTTTCAGTCTCTAATCCAGATGAGTCGTCACCTAAGAGAAGAGGGGCAAACAAAAAGCCAAAGCCTGAACCTGTGCTCTTGTGCGTGGACTGCGGCTCGTGCTTCGGCCTGGTGTCAGAACTAGTGGCTCACCGCAAGACCCAGCACGGCTTTGAGGAAGCTCTGCACCGCTGCTCCGTGTGTGGGGAAAGCTTTCTAAATACCACTCTCTTCCTCTACCACCGAaaacagcaccgacagaagggCGAGGAAAAGGCGGTAGAGGTTACCGAATTGACTTCAGAGGTTTTTACTCAGAGCAATGGCGCAGATCAGCAGGACCACGGTGCACCTTCTGCCTCCGCCAGTGTTGACGCCACTTTCACACAGCCCGAGCTGTTCGTGTGCACCCTTTGCCTTCAGAGCTTTAGCGACGAGGGAGGGCTGGTTACACATCGTAAGCAGAAGCACAACCTTAATGAGCCGCTACACACGTGTGCCCACTGTGATATGAGCTTCATGAACACCACCCAGTACCTGTATCATTGGCGGCAGCATCGCTTCATGCCAGTGACAGAGGTGGCTGATGGGGCAGAAGCTGTTGGTGAAACAGCCACCACCAAACCTCAGGATAGTCCACAGAGCACAAAGCGACTGCTTTCCTCACCTGGTTCGGCTGGTGAATCAGGTTCCCCCCTTCCTAAGAGAAGCAGGCCTTCCTTCAGGATCCTGAGTGCTAATGCACTCAAAG GAAACAAGAGTTCAGATATTAAAGAAGAATTAGAGGCCAACACTGGTGCAGACTCGGACAACACCAATCACCCTCCGCCTGCCAAGCTGCTACAGGACTGGGCTCGAACACCACTCCCGCACGTGTGCCCGTACTGTGGCAAAACCTTCACGAGACGCGTCTTCCTCCGCACGCACGTCTACAGCCACACCGGAGAAAAACTTTTCACCTGCAAG GTCTGCACAAAGTCCTTCACCAACTCGCAGAGCCTGCTGCGCCACAGCATGAGCCACACGGGCAACAAGCCCTTCAGCTGTGATGTCTGTGGCAAGAACTTCTCCCAGGCAGCCACCCTGAAGAGACACCAACGCATTCACACATCGACACTACCTCGCCGCAAGCGTGGCCGCAAACCG GTGTGCAGTTTGGACAACGAAGGAGCTGCTCATCTCTTCCCTTGTCCTAACTGTCCTTCACGCTTCAACACCGAGGATCAACTCAACCATCACAA ATTGTTGCACACCAGCCACCCCTTCCCTTGCGGCGAATGTGGCGAGGCCTTCAAACGTAGGAAAGACCTGGACCTGCACTCCCTCATACATCAGG ACAAGCAGCCAGCGACATGCCCTCACTGCTCATCCCAGTTTATCAACCAATCAGTGCTGGAAATCCATCTCCAGCGTTGTCCTACTACCGAAGAGGAGAAGAATACCGGTCGTGGGAGGGGCCAGGGCCGAGGACGCTGCACTGGACAG ATTGAGTGTGACCTTTGTGGACACCGTTGCATGACCCAAGAGGGCCTCGACCTTCATCGTTTATCCCACACAGGCCAGACACCTCTCAAATGCCCAGTGAGGCCATGCCGCCGCCGATTTATCTCTAACAGTGCCCTGGAGGAGCATGTGCTGGCGCATTTTCAAGGAACGCTCAGCAAGTCCAAAAACCGACCCCGCTTCCGTTGTCAGATTTGCCACAAGGAATTTGCCTATAATTCCACCTTCAACGTTCATATGAGGACACACACTGATGAGAGGCCCTTTGAG TGCGCCACATGTGGTAAGCGCTTCCGCCAGCTGCCCCATCTGCAGGATCATGAGCGCATCCACAGCGGCGTGCGGCCTTTCTGCTGCTGGATTTGCGGCAAGAGTTTCAGCGTCGCCGCTCGTCTCACCGAGCACGCCCGCACCCACAGCGGCGAGAAGCCTTACCCTTGCCCTCACTGTCCCGCTGCCTTTCGGTCTCGTTCCAACCTGGATAAACACATCCGACTTCACGGGGACCTGCCTCCGGAAACAGCGGAGCAGGTGGTTAATGCAGCTGAAGCTGCTCAGGTCCAGAAGGTGCTGGAGGGAGCCAAAGCATTGTCATCTTTGGCCACCATGGAAGAGGTCGAATCTGGCTCTGTGCAGACCATTTACGTGCTGCAGGGAGCTGAAGGGGCTACCGAGACCGTAATGATCCCATCCGATCAACTCAGCAGTTTAGAGGGAGCGTCGCAGGTTGTCATTCTGCCCTCCTCTGTACTGGGAACTCAGGCCATCACTGTTCCCACCATCACAATGGACGGCAGTGAAATCACCATGGTGGAGACGAGCCAGTCACCACAGCATACCATTGAGTTCATTATGGAGGAGACTGT